From one Vannielia litorea genomic stretch:
- the clpS gene encoding ATP-dependent Clp protease adapter ClpS translates to MRLEPITMSQDDEDDAIGGDPSIALKTRPKTKKPPMYKVLLLNDDYTPMEFVVHVLERFFNMTHAEAFEIMLAVHKKGLAVVGVFSHEVAETKVAQVMDFARRHQHPLQCTMEKE, encoded by the coding sequence ATGCGCCTTGAGCCCATCACGATGTCGCAAGACGACGAAGACGACGCCATCGGCGGCGATCCGTCGATTGCCCTCAAGACACGGCCCAAGACGAAGAAGCCGCCGATGTACAAGGTGCTGCTTCTGAACGACGATTACACGCCGATGGAGTTTGTCGTTCATGTGCTGGAGCGGTTCTTCAACATGACGCACGCGGAGGCGTTCGAGATCATGCTGGCGGTGCACAAGAAGGGCCTTGCCGTGGTCGGTGTGTTCAGCCACGAGGTGGCCGAAACCAAGGTGGCCCAGGTGATGGATTTCGCCCGGCGGCACCAGCACCCGCTGCAATGCACGATGGAAAAGGAGTAG
- the rsmI gene encoding 16S rRNA (cytidine(1402)-2'-O)-methyltransferase, whose product MSEPSGGPAWRKTPLAAGLYFVATPIGSVRDITLRALDVLASAEVIAAEDTRTARKLLELHGVPLAGRRLIAYHDHSTPAARDGLLRLAAEGASIAYVSEAGSPLVADPGFALSREAAARGIHMTTAPGPSAAIAALTLSGLPSDRFTFVGFPPSSGGPRKKFIEEIAGLEATVILYESPKRVRGLLDLLCNHAGKDRPAALARELTKKFEEVRRGSLAELLVSVDDNPPRGEIALILGRAEAVEADPQAVDAALRSAMARLRVKDAAAEVAAAYGRPKREMYQRALELARSDGDS is encoded by the coding sequence ATGTCTGAGCCTTCGGGAGGACCAGCCTGGCGCAAGACCCCGCTCGCGGCGGGCCTCTATTTCGTGGCGACCCCCATCGGCTCGGTGCGTGACATCACGTTGCGGGCGCTGGATGTGCTGGCCTCGGCGGAGGTCATCGCCGCCGAAGATACCCGCACGGCCCGCAAGCTGCTGGAGCTGCATGGCGTCCCGCTCGCCGGGCGTAGGTTGATCGCCTATCACGACCATTCGACTCCGGCAGCGCGGGACGGGCTTTTGAGGCTCGCCGCCGAAGGGGCCTCCATCGCCTATGTGAGCGAGGCGGGCTCCCCGCTGGTGGCCGATCCGGGCTTTGCGCTGAGCCGCGAGGCCGCCGCGCGGGGCATCCACATGACCACCGCCCCAGGTCCCTCGGCAGCCATTGCGGCGCTCACCCTCTCAGGCCTGCCCTCCGACCGCTTCACCTTCGTCGGCTTCCCGCCTTCCTCCGGCGGCCCGCGGAAGAAGTTCATCGAAGAGATCGCCGGGCTGGAGGCCACTGTGATCCTCTACGAATCCCCCAAGCGCGTTAGGGGATTGTTAGACCTTCTCTGCAACCATGCAGGGAAGGACCGCCCGGCAGCGCTTGCCCGCGAGTTAACCAAGAAGTTCGAGGAGGTTCGCCGGGGCTCGCTTGCGGAGTTACTCGTCTCGGTCGATGACAACCCGCCCCGCGGGGAGATCGCACTAATCCTTGGCCGGGCGGAGGCTGTAGAGGCCGATCCGCAGGCTGTCGATGCAGCGCTACGCTCGGCAATGGCGCGGCTCAGGGTCAAGGATGCCGCCGCCGAGGTGGCCGCCGCATACGGGCGGCCGAAGCGTGAGATGTATCAGCGGGCACTCGAGTTGGCCCGCTCTGATGGAGACAGTTGA
- a CDS encoding HAD family hydrolase, with translation MPGTTSQNLRMIGFDADDTLWHNERFFQLTQERFAELLADFAEPGHLDARLLEAEKRNIGHYGFGIKGFMLSMIETALEVTEGRVPGEVISQILAAGQEMLSHPIELLPHAREAVEVLADSHRIALITKGDLLDQERKLAQSGLGDLFDSVEIVSHKTPETYARIFAGHGEGQAMMVGNSMKSDVLPAIHAGAWGIFIPHDLGWALEHADPPRAQTRFREIADLGKLPALVAEIG, from the coding sequence ATGCCCGGCACAACGTCGCAGAACCTCCGTATGATCGGCTTCGATGCCGATGATACGCTGTGGCACAACGAGCGGTTTTTCCAGCTTACCCAAGAGAGATTCGCCGAGCTTCTGGCCGATTTTGCCGAACCGGGCCATCTCGATGCACGCCTGCTGGAGGCCGAAAAACGCAACATCGGGCACTACGGATTCGGAATCAAAGGCTTCATGCTTTCGATGATCGAGACCGCGCTGGAGGTGACCGAAGGCCGGGTGCCCGGTGAGGTGATCAGCCAGATCCTTGCCGCCGGGCAGGAGATGCTCTCGCACCCGATAGAGTTGCTCCCACACGCGCGCGAGGCTGTAGAGGTCCTCGCAGACAGTCACAGAATCGCGCTCATCACCAAGGGCGACCTGCTGGATCAGGAGCGCAAACTGGCGCAATCGGGGCTCGGTGACCTCTTCGACTCGGTCGAGATCGTCAGCCACAAAACACCGGAAACCTACGCCCGAATCTTTGCCGGTCATGGCGAGGGTCAGGCGATGATGGTCGGAAACTCGATGAAATCCGATGTTCTGCCCGCAATCCACGCGGGCGCATGGGGCATTTTCATACCGCATGACCTCGGATGGGCACTGGAGCACGCCGACCCTCCCCGCGCGCAAACCCGGTTCCGCGAAATTGCCGATTTGGGCAAACTTCCGGCACTCGTTGCCGAGATCGGATAA
- a CDS encoding SDR family NAD(P)-dependent oxidoreductase, which translates to MSFSIKGKSCIVTGASHGLGLAIARHFAERGAYVMAADSDDKRLAEALAADAEAEDSRLRYFAGDLRQRLAQANLVSATIDAFDRVDVLVNAYRMVLPSKPGNPDEDAVEELLQQNLLTALRMTQLVSKRFVKQAEGSEDEGGVGCVINMSSIAARRTHPRLLAYSVSTAALDQMTRSMAVALAPDRIRVNAVSFGSVLTTSLNQAMNENEGYREDIVSHTPMGRIAQPSEVAEVVQFLASESAGFITGQVVTMDGGRSLVDPVGAPVH; encoded by the coding sequence ATGAGCTTCTCGATCAAGGGCAAGAGCTGCATCGTGACCGGCGCCAGCCACGGGCTGGGCCTTGCCATCGCGCGGCACTTCGCGGAGCGCGGCGCCTATGTGATGGCGGCAGACAGCGACGACAAACGGCTCGCAGAGGCTCTGGCGGCAGATGCCGAGGCCGAGGACAGCCGGTTGCGCTACTTTGCCGGTGACCTTCGCCAGCGGTTGGCACAGGCCAACCTCGTCTCGGCCACCATCGACGCTTTCGACCGGGTCGACGTTTTGGTGAACGCTTACCGCATGGTCCTGCCCTCCAAGCCGGGAAACCCGGACGAAGACGCGGTGGAGGAGCTGTTGCAGCAAAACCTGCTTACGGCGCTGCGGATGACCCAGCTCGTCTCCAAGCGTTTCGTGAAACAGGCGGAAGGCAGCGAAGATGAGGGGGGCGTGGGCTGCGTGATCAACATGAGTTCCATCGCCGCCCGGCGCACCCACCCACGGCTGCTGGCATACTCCGTATCCACCGCTGCGTTGGACCAGATGACTCGCTCGATGGCCGTGGCCCTGGCGCCCGACCGTATCCGGGTGAACGCTGTGAGCTTCGGTTCGGTGCTCACTACTTCGCTGAACCAGGCGATGAACGAGAACGAGGGCTATCGCGAAGATATCGTGAGCCACACCCCGATGGGCCGCATTGCGCAGCCCTCCGAAGTGGCAGAGGTCGTGCAGTTTCTGGCCTCCGAGAGCGCAGGCTTCATCACCGGTCAGGTGGTGACGATGGACGGCGGCCGCTCGCTGGTGGACCCGGTGGGCGCACCAGTGCACTGA
- a CDS encoding ABC transporter substrate-binding protein: MFAVLTTPRRLAAKILAVGAIALLAACDPAALGGVGGNSGPKIDASRAVPVALLVPGGSGRSGDDVLAKALENAARLAIADLDGVQIDLQVYNTAGNAATAARQAQAAVNAGAKIILGPVYSEAANAAGVAVADEGVNVLAFSNNPEIAGGNVFVLGPTFENTANRLVSYARRQGKGNIFTVHARSVAEEIGRDAIAKAIRNSGASNAGSVSFELSQQGLVAAVPNIVAQAKASGATSVFFTSTNDGAMPFLAQLLPEAGLSPSATQFIGLGRLDIPAEALTQPGLQGAWFALPDNNLYTSFQNRYAARFGGSPHPIAGLAFDGIAAIGALVERRGADALTRGALTQGSGFVGTGGIFRLRGDGTNQRGLAIAQIRNNQVVVIDPAPRSFGGAGF; this comes from the coding sequence ATGTTCGCCGTCTTGACGACACCCCGCCGCCTGGCGGCCAAGATCCTTGCCGTTGGCGCCATTGCGCTTCTGGCTGCCTGTGACCCGGCGGCGCTTGGCGGTGTTGGCGGCAACTCCGGTCCGAAGATCGACGCAAGCCGCGCCGTTCCGGTGGCGCTTCTGGTGCCGGGCGGCTCCGGGCGCTCGGGCGATGACGTGCTGGCCAAGGCGCTCGAAAACGCGGCGCGCCTCGCAATCGCCGATCTCGACGGTGTGCAGATCGACCTTCAGGTTTACAACACCGCCGGCAATGCGGCGACCGCGGCGCGGCAGGCGCAGGCGGCGGTGAATGCCGGTGCCAAGATCATCCTCGGGCCGGTCTACTCCGAAGCGGCCAATGCCGCCGGTGTGGCTGTGGCCGACGAGGGCGTGAACGTGCTGGCCTTCTCCAATAACCCGGAGATCGCGGGCGGCAATGTGTTCGTCCTCGGCCCGACCTTCGAGAACACCGCCAACCGGCTGGTCTCCTACGCCCGGCGTCAGGGCAAAGGCAACATCTTCACCGTGCATGCCCGCTCGGTTGCCGAGGAAATCGGCCGCGACGCCATTGCAAAGGCGATTCGGAACAGCGGCGCCAGCAACGCGGGCTCCGTCTCGTTCGAGCTGAGCCAGCAGGGGCTTGTGGCGGCGGTGCCGAACATCGTTGCTCAGGCCAAGGCTTCGGGCGCGACCTCGGTGTTCTTCACCTCTACCAATGACGGTGCGATGCCTTTCCTCGCGCAGCTGTTGCCCGAGGCTGGCCTCTCGCCGTCGGCGACCCAATTCATCGGGCTTGGCCGCCTCGACATTCCGGCCGAAGCGCTGACACAGCCCGGCCTTCAGGGCGCCTGGTTCGCCCTGCCGGATAACAACCTCTACACCAGCTTCCAGAACCGTTACGCCGCCCGCTTCGGGGGCAGCCCGCACCCGATCGCCGGCCTCGCCTTCGACGGGATCGCCGCAATCGGTGCCCTCGTTGAGCGCCGCGGCGCCGATGCGCTGACCCGTGGCGCCCTGACCCAGGGCTCGGGCTTTGTCGGCACCGGCGGTATCTTCCGGCTCCGCGGCGACGGCACCAACCAGCGTGGCCTCGCCATCGCCCAAATCCGAAACAATCAGGTCGTTGTCATTGACCCAGCCCCAAGAAGCTTTGGCGGAGCCGGTTTCTGA
- a CDS encoding YraN family protein encodes MPFDLAPSPARRQRGRRNYDAGRMAEDSVALHYEAQGVRIAERRWRGEGGEIDIVAEAPDTVVFVEVKQSRTFDSAAEAITPQQVSRIMAAASEYVGRYPTALSTPMRFDLALVNARGELRILEGALCA; translated from the coding sequence ATGCCCTTTGACCTCGCCCCAAGCCCGGCACGCCGCCAACGCGGTCGGCGCAACTACGATGCAGGGCGCATGGCCGAGGATTCCGTTGCGCTTCATTACGAAGCACAGGGCGTGAGGATCGCCGAGCGCAGATGGCGGGGCGAAGGCGGCGAGATCGATATCGTGGCCGAAGCGCCGGACACGGTGGTTTTTGTCGAAGTCAAACAAAGCCGCACCTTCGACAGCGCTGCCGAAGCCATCACACCGCAGCAGGTTTCCCGCATCATGGCCGCAGCCTCCGAATACGTGGGCCGGTACCCCACTGCCCTCTCCACCCCGATGCGCTTCGACCTCGCACTAGTGAATGCACGCGGCGAGTTGCGCATTCTCGAAGGGGCGCTCTGCGCCTGA
- a CDS encoding [protein-PII] uridylyltransferase yields the protein MTQPQEALAEPVSDRQPASPHLPDPITPSGALLCPPEEIIDPAVLAEAIEAECRDAGGDAMALRGLITRHLNAAAKAGRANIGAAFEAHPLRAREMVHAYAYLTDGLVVTAFWAARRFLHPLPNPTASERLALCAVGGYGRAEMSPQSDVDLLFLTPYKITPWAESVIESTLYILWDLHMKVGHASRTVKDCLRLGKQDYTIRTSLIELRFLAGDKALEAELHTKLHQGLFAGTGKEFIEAKLDERSERHKKQGGQRYMLEPNVKEGKGGLRDLQSLFWIAKYIHHVDKIEDLVPLGVFTPEEYWAFEQAENFLWAVRAHLHLIAGRPADQLTFDMQIEVAERMGYADSPGRRGVEHFMQDYFRHATMVGELTRIFLTALEADHAKQLPGLMGLLRRRKVKPGYAVRQNRLDVKDEKKFLADKLNLLRIFEEALRTGLLIHPDAMRLITANLDLIDDDMRGDKEAARIFLDLLVKHGNPERALRRMNELGALSAFIPEFAPIVAMMQFNIYHSYTVDEHTIQCISQLAQIEREELVEDLPVASRILKKGVNRKVLYLALLFHDIGKGREEDHSVLGAKIARAVLPRFHLKPREAEDVEWLVRYHLLMSDMAQKRDLSDPRTIRSFARAVKTKKRLDLLTVLTVCDIRGVGPETWNNWKAQLLRNLYRQTADGLENGLEDLNRDKQSAEARRELREALEGWDKADVRAELARHYDPYLQGLSTQTQVIIAGLLQGLGDDEIRIDLTPDDDRDATRATFALADHPGIFARIAGALALVGANVVDARTYTTKDGYATPVFWIQDAEGNPYSAGKLDRLRAMISRTLKGEVLARAELTKKDKFKKREKSFRFPTTVSFDNEGSEIYTIIEVDTRDRPGLLYDLARTLSERNLQIASAVIATYGAQAVDSFYVKDMFGLKIHSESKQKALEAKLKEAVQAGTDRANG from the coding sequence TTGACCCAGCCCCAAGAAGCTTTGGCGGAGCCGGTTTCTGACCGGCAGCCTGCCAGCCCGCACCTGCCAGACCCGATCACCCCTTCCGGCGCGCTCCTGTGCCCGCCGGAAGAGATCATCGACCCTGCAGTCCTAGCCGAGGCCATAGAGGCCGAGTGCCGGGATGCAGGCGGCGATGCCATGGCTCTGCGCGGCCTCATCACGCGGCACCTGAACGCAGCGGCAAAGGCCGGGCGGGCAAATATTGGCGCGGCCTTCGAGGCCCACCCACTGCGCGCCCGCGAAATGGTGCATGCCTATGCTTACCTGACCGACGGGCTTGTGGTGACAGCCTTCTGGGCTGCCCGGCGCTTCCTGCATCCGCTGCCCAACCCCACCGCTTCGGAGCGGCTCGCGCTCTGCGCAGTAGGCGGCTACGGCCGGGCCGAGATGAGCCCGCAGTCGGATGTCGACCTGCTGTTCCTCACCCCCTACAAGATCACCCCTTGGGCCGAGAGCGTGATCGAGAGCACGCTCTACATCCTGTGGGATCTTCACATGAAGGTGGGCCACGCCAGCCGCACGGTGAAAGATTGCCTGCGCCTCGGCAAGCAGGACTACACGATCCGAACCTCGCTGATCGAGTTGCGCTTTCTCGCCGGTGACAAGGCGCTGGAGGCGGAGCTTCACACCAAGCTCCATCAGGGCCTGTTTGCGGGCACCGGCAAGGAGTTCATCGAGGCCAAACTCGATGAGCGCTCCGAGCGACACAAGAAGCAAGGTGGCCAGCGATACATGCTGGAGCCTAACGTGAAGGAGGGCAAAGGTGGTCTGCGCGACCTTCAGAGCCTGTTCTGGATCGCCAAATACATCCACCACGTGGACAAAATCGAAGATCTCGTGCCGCTTGGCGTCTTTACCCCGGAGGAATACTGGGCCTTCGAGCAGGCCGAAAACTTCCTTTGGGCGGTGCGCGCGCATTTGCACCTGATCGCCGGTCGTCCGGCTGACCAGCTGACCTTCGACATGCAGATCGAGGTTGCCGAGCGGATGGGCTATGCCGACAGCCCGGGCCGCCGGGGCGTTGAGCACTTCATGCAGGATTACTTCCGCCACGCGACGATGGTCGGCGAGCTGACCCGCATCTTCCTCACCGCACTCGAGGCCGATCACGCCAAGCAGCTGCCGGGCCTCATGGGGCTGCTCCGCCGCCGCAAGGTGAAGCCGGGCTATGCCGTGCGGCAGAACCGGCTCGACGTGAAGGATGAAAAGAAGTTTCTGGCAGACAAGCTGAACCTTCTGCGGATCTTCGAAGAGGCCCTGCGCACAGGTCTGCTGATCCACCCCGATGCGATGCGACTCATCACCGCCAATCTCGACCTGATCGATGATGACATGCGTGGCGACAAGGAGGCCGCCCGCATCTTCCTCGATTTGCTGGTGAAGCATGGCAACCCCGAGCGGGCGCTGCGCCGGATGAACGAGCTTGGCGCGCTCTCGGCCTTCATCCCAGAGTTCGCCCCGATCGTGGCGATGATGCAGTTCAACATCTATCACAGCTACACGGTGGATGAGCACACCATCCAGTGCATCAGCCAGCTCGCCCAGATCGAGCGCGAGGAACTGGTGGAAGACCTGCCCGTGGCCTCCCGCATCCTCAAGAAGGGTGTGAACCGCAAGGTGCTCTACCTCGCTCTACTGTTCCACGATATCGGCAAGGGCCGGGAGGAAGACCACTCTGTTCTGGGTGCCAAAATTGCCCGCGCCGTGCTGCCCCGCTTTCACCTCAAGCCGCGTGAAGCGGAGGACGTGGAATGGCTGGTGCGCTACCACCTGCTGATGTCGGACATGGCGCAAAAGCGCGACCTCTCCGATCCCCGCACCATTCGCAGCTTCGCCCGTGCGGTGAAAACCAAGAAACGGCTCGATCTGCTGACCGTGCTCACGGTCTGCGACATTCGCGGTGTCGGCCCGGAGACGTGGAACAACTGGAAGGCCCAGCTACTGCGCAACCTCTACCGGCAAACCGCCGACGGGCTCGAGAATGGGCTGGAGGACCTGAACCGCGACAAGCAGAGCGCCGAGGCGCGACGTGAGCTGCGCGAGGCTCTGGAGGGCTGGGACAAGGCCGATGTGCGTGCCGAGCTGGCGCGGCATTACGACCCCTATCTACAAGGTCTCTCGACCCAGACGCAGGTGATCATCGCTGGGTTGCTGCAAGGGCTTGGGGATGATGAGATTCGCATCGACCTCACCCCGGATGACGACCGCGATGCCACACGGGCCACCTTTGCCCTGGCCGACCACCCCGGTATTTTTGCCCGCATCGCGGGGGCCTTGGCACTCGTGGGGGCCAACGTGGTGGACGCCCGGACCTATACCACCAAGGACGGCTACGCGACGCCGGTGTTCTGGATTCAGGACGCCGAGGGCAACCCCTACTCTGCGGGCAAACTCGACCGGCTCCGTGCCATGATTTCGCGTACGCTGAAGGGAGAGGTTCTGGCTCGCGCCGAGCTGACCAAGAAGGACAAGTTCAAGAAGCGCGAAAAGAGCTTCCGCTTCCCCACCACGGTCAGCTTCGACAACGAGGGCTCGGAGATTTACACCATCATCGAGGTCGACACCCGCGACCGCCCCGGCCTGCTCTACGATCTTGCCCGCACCCTCTCGGAGCGGAACCTGCAAATCGCCTCTGCGGTCATCGCCACATATGGCGCACAGGCCGTCGACAGCTTTTATGTGAAAGACATGTTCGGGCTGAAGATCCACTCGGAGAGCAAGCAGAAGGCGCTAGAGGCGAAGCTCAAAGAGGCCGTGCAGGCGGGGACTGACAGGGCAAACGGGTAG
- the murJ gene encoding murein biosynthesis integral membrane protein MurJ: MQPIRLIKGFLTVGLWTLLSRVMGFARDILIAARLGDGPVAEAFVVAFTLPNMFRRFFAEGAFNLAFIPIFSKKLESGDDPQGFARDAFAGLAGVLIVFTLLAQLIMPWLVLAMASGFAEDERFDLATTFGRICFPYILFISLAALLSGVLNATGKFAAAAAAPVLLNVILVAAMLTASARGWDFGLTLSWAVPIAGVAQMALVWVAASRAGFRLVPRMPRMTPELKRLAIIAAPAALAGGVLQVNLLVSRQVASFYDGAIQYLNLADRLYQLPLGVVAIAIGVVLLPELSRRLAAGNEQAGRDGFNRATEFALVLTVPAAVALVLVAGPICSVLYQRGAFDAEAAEATALATAAYGLGLPAFVLQKVLQPLYYARHDTRRPMNYAFVAMVVNAVAAIGLALTFGFVGAALGTTVAGWAMVLLLWRGSRKMGAAAQVDARLLARLPRIALSAALMGAVLLATEWALGEALYTAGVRYWALLALVMSGIVSYFAAAHVTGALRLSELKSAMRRRGSAER; this comes from the coding sequence ATGCAACCCATTCGCCTGATCAAGGGCTTTCTGACCGTCGGACTCTGGACGCTGCTCAGCCGCGTCATGGGGTTTGCCCGCGATATTCTCATCGCTGCCAGGCTGGGCGACGGGCCGGTGGCTGAGGCTTTCGTGGTCGCCTTCACCCTGCCCAACATGTTCCGCCGGTTCTTTGCCGAAGGCGCCTTCAATCTCGCCTTCATTCCGATCTTCTCCAAGAAGCTCGAGAGCGGCGATGACCCGCAGGGGTTCGCCCGAGATGCCTTTGCCGGGCTGGCGGGCGTGCTCATCGTGTTCACCCTCCTGGCGCAGCTCATCATGCCTTGGCTCGTATTGGCGATGGCCTCGGGCTTTGCCGAGGATGAACGGTTCGACCTTGCCACCACCTTCGGGCGCATCTGTTTCCCGTACATTCTGTTCATCTCGCTGGCGGCCCTGCTCTCGGGCGTGCTGAACGCCACCGGCAAGTTTGCCGCGGCCGCCGCCGCACCTGTGCTGCTGAACGTCATCCTCGTTGCGGCCATGCTCACAGCCTCGGCACGTGGCTGGGACTTTGGCCTCACCCTCTCTTGGGCGGTGCCGATTGCGGGCGTGGCCCAGATGGCGTTGGTTTGGGTCGCCGCCTCACGCGCGGGGTTCCGGCTGGTGCCGCGAATGCCGCGGATGACTCCCGAGCTGAAGCGCCTCGCGATCATCGCCGCTCCCGCCGCGCTGGCAGGCGGGGTGTTGCAGGTGAACTTGCTGGTCAGCCGTCAGGTCGCCAGTTTCTATGACGGGGCGATCCAGTATCTGAACCTTGCGGATCGGCTCTATCAGCTCCCCTTGGGGGTGGTCGCCATCGCCATTGGTGTGGTGCTTCTGCCCGAGCTGTCCCGCCGCCTTGCCGCCGGGAATGAGCAGGCCGGGCGCGATGGGTTCAACCGCGCCACGGAGTTCGCGCTGGTGTTGACGGTGCCCGCTGCCGTTGCGCTGGTGCTGGTCGCCGGGCCGATCTGCTCGGTGCTCTATCAGCGCGGCGCGTTCGATGCCGAGGCCGCCGAAGCAACGGCGTTGGCCACCGCGGCCTACGGGCTCGGGTTGCCCGCCTTTGTCCTGCAGAAGGTGCTGCAACCGCTCTACTACGCCCGCCATGACACTCGCCGCCCGATGAACTACGCGTTCGTGGCGATGGTGGTCAACGCGGTGGCTGCCATCGGCCTTGCCCTTACCTTCGGGTTCGTCGGCGCGGCGCTGGGCACCACGGTCGCGGGGTGGGCGATGGTGCTGCTGCTCTGGCGCGGGTCGCGCAAGATGGGCGCGGCGGCACAGGTGGACGCACGGTTGCTCGCCCGGCTGCCGCGAATCGCGCTATCGGCTGCGCTGATGGGGGCGGTGCTATTGGCGACTGAATGGGCGCTGGGCGAGGCGCTCTACACGGCAGGCGTCCGATACTGGGCGTTGCTGGCTCTGGTGATGAGCGGAATCGTCAGCTACTTCGCCGCCGCCCACGTCACAGGTGCGCTGCGGTTGAGCGAGTTGAAATCCGCCATGCGCAGGCGCGGAAGCGCGGAGCGCTGA
- a CDS encoding methyltransferase: MALDAGAATLPEGRIAVFRPGASESWLHEGAEVITGFYPDHAAWTARGFDVARSPEGTYAGAVLFVPRAKALARDLLAQAAALGGPVVVDGAKTDGVESLWKAARKRGEASDAFSKAHGKVFTVTGGDFSAWRLAEGSESEGGWMTAPGVFSADGPDAGSVLLAEALPAQMKGRVADLGAGWGYLSAAVLKREGVTGVELVEAEWAALEAARSNVADPRATFTWGDAIQPLAEPLDHVVMNPPFHPARTADPALGASFIASAAASLKPSGKLWMVANRHLPYEAALAAHFGEVKEIGGDTRFKLFSAARPARQGRR; encoded by the coding sequence ATGGCGCTCGATGCGGGCGCGGCGACCCTGCCAGAGGGCCGGATTGCGGTGTTTCGCCCTGGCGCGAGCGAAAGCTGGCTGCACGAGGGCGCCGAGGTGATCACTGGTTTCTACCCTGATCATGCAGCCTGGACAGCGCGGGGCTTTGATGTGGCCCGCAGCCCCGAGGGCACCTATGCGGGTGCGGTGCTGTTCGTTCCGCGCGCCAAGGCTCTGGCGCGTGATCTGCTGGCGCAGGCGGCGGCGCTGGGCGGGCCGGTCGTGGTGGATGGCGCCAAGACCGATGGGGTCGAGAGCCTGTGGAAAGCGGCCCGCAAGCGGGGCGAGGCTTCTGACGCCTTTTCGAAGGCGCATGGCAAGGTTTTCACGGTCACCGGCGGCGATTTTTCTGCATGGCGACTTGCGGAGGGCAGCGAGTCCGAGGGCGGGTGGATGACCGCGCCGGGCGTTTTCTCTGCCGATGGGCCGGATGCGGGCTCGGTGTTGCTGGCCGAGGCTCTGCCAGCGCAGATGAAGGGCCGTGTGGCAGACCTTGGAGCGGGCTGGGGCTACCTTTCCGCCGCCGTGCTGAAGCGCGAGGGCGTGACGGGTGTGGAGCTGGTGGAGGCCGAATGGGCCGCGCTGGAGGCCGCACGCAGCAATGTGGCAGACCCGCGTGCAACCTTCACTTGGGGCGATGCGATCCAGCCGCTGGCCGAACCGTTGGACCATGTGGTGATGAACCCGCCGTTCCACCCGGCCCGCACAGCAGACCCGGCGCTCGGGGCTTCCTTCATCGCCTCTGCCGCCGCGTCACTGAAGCCCTCGGGCAAACTCTGGATGGTCGCCAACCGCCATTTGCCCTATGAAGCCGCCCTCGCGGCTCACTTCGGTGAGGTGAAGGAGATCGGCGGCGACACGCGCTTCAAGCTTTTCTCCGCCGCACGGCCCGCTCGCCAAGGGCGTAGATAG
- the gshB gene encoding glutathione synthase, protein MKVAFQMDPIGSVNINADSSFRLAEEAQARGWELFYYTPDKLSWKQGRVVAQGWPLEVRRVEGDHFSLGELAEIDLAEMDVVWLRQDPPFDMGYITTTHLLEQIGGKTLVVNDPFWVRNSPEKLLVLNFPDLTPPTLIARDLDALKAFKAEHSDIIVKPLYGNGGAGVFRLGPDDRNLASLHELFTGINREPLIAQKFLPAVSKGDKRVILVDGEPVGAINRVPLEGETRSNMHVGGKPVKVDLTERDREICARIGPLLRERGQVFVGIDVIGEWLTEINVTSPTGIQELERFDGINVAAQIWDAIDRGIATKG, encoded by the coding sequence ATGAAGGTCGCCTTTCAGATGGATCCGATCGGCAGCGTGAACATCAACGCCGACAGCAGCTTTCGACTCGCCGAAGAGGCACAGGCGCGGGGATGGGAACTGTTCTACTACACCCCGGACAAACTGTCTTGGAAACAGGGCAGGGTCGTCGCCCAAGGCTGGCCGCTGGAGGTGCGCCGCGTCGAAGGCGACCACTTCAGCCTTGGCGAGCTAGCTGAGATCGACCTGGCCGAGATGGATGTGGTCTGGCTCCGGCAGGATCCGCCGTTCGACATGGGCTACATCACGACCACCCATCTGCTTGAGCAGATAGGCGGTAAGACACTCGTGGTGAACGACCCCTTCTGGGTGCGCAACAGCCCCGAAAAGCTGCTCGTGCTGAACTTCCCAGACCTAACTCCTCCCACCCTGATCGCCCGCGACCTAGATGCGCTGAAGGCCTTTAAGGCTGAGCACAGCGACATCATCGTGAAACCGCTCTACGGCAACGGCGGCGCGGGCGTCTTCCGGCTCGGCCCGGACGACCGCAACCTTGCCTCGCTGCACGAGCTGTTCACCGGCATCAACCGCGAGCCGCTGATCGCCCAGAAGTTCCTGCCCGCCGTCTCGAAGGGCGACAAGCGGGTAATTCTGGTGGATGGAGAGCCGGTTGGTGCGATCAACCGGGTTCCGCTGGAGGGCGAAACCCGGTCCAACATGCACGTCGGTGGCAAACCGGTGAAGGTCGATCTGACCGAGCGCGACCGCGAGATCTGCGCCCGCATAGGCCCGCTCCTGCGGGAGCGCGGACAGGTGTTTGTGGGGATCGACGTGATTGGCGAATGGCTCACCGAGATCAACGTGACCTCCCCCACCGGCATTCAGGAATTGGAGCGGTTCGACGGCATCAATGTCGCCGCCCAGATCTGGGACGCCATCGATCGCGGGATTGCCACCAAGGGCTGA